From a region of the Panicum virgatum strain AP13 chromosome 2K, P.virgatum_v5, whole genome shotgun sequence genome:
- the LOC120662633 gene encoding pentatricopeptide repeat-containing protein At3g62890-like yields MPFETPPPAPPAALRAPTFQANPAADARQLLGALLPRRPALRHVLQAHARLAVLGLATARALPQLLAALPRLPPGGADAYYSYPLSLFRSSSSASSFASNHLLRVLPHPLPLPLSLFPRLPRRNPHSFTFLLASLSNHLDAGQTVGSSASHFLGSHVHALAMKAGAAGDLYVRNALIHFYGVCGDVVAMRRVFDELPLVRDVVTWNAVLAGYVRAGMVKYARELFDGMPVRDEVSWSTMVGGYVKEGELEVALGIFRNMVVQGVKANEAAIVTALSAAAQLGLLGQGRFVHEMVERAGMPVSMNVGAALVDMYSKCGSIAAAREVFDAMPRRDVFAWNSMICGLAAHGLGHDAVELFEKFVTEGFCPTSVTFVGVLNACSRTGPVDKGRSYFRLMSEKYGIESEMEHYGCMVDLLSRAGLVQEAVELIEGMRIAPDPVLWGTILSACKRHGLVDLGITVGNKLIELEPAHDGHYVLLASIYVTAKKWDEVRKVRKLMSNRGTNKSAGWSMMEAHGILHRFLVGDMDHKDSVQIYNMLGMIDRRLAEAGYVPDVSSVLHDIGHEEKVHAIKVHSERLAIAYGLIVVETGSPIRIVKNLSVCVVIVIVVVSQTTAGWRNAPA; encoded by the exons ATGCCGTTcgaaacgccgccgccggcgcccccggccGCCCTGCGCGCCCCTACTTTCCAGGCcaaccccgccgccgacgccaggcAGCTCCTGGGCGCGCTCCTGCCGCGGCGCCCCGCGCTCCGCCACGTCCTGCAGGCGCACGCCCGCCTCGCCGTCCTCGGCCTCGCCACCGCGCGCGCCCTCCCGCAACTCCTCGCCGCACTCCCGCGCCTCCCGCCAGGCGGCGCCGATGCGTATTACTCCTACCCGCTCTCCCTCTTCCGGAGCTccagctccgcctcctccttcgcGTCCAACCACCTCCTCCGCGTGCTTCCGcacccgctcccgctcccgctcagCCTCTTCCCGCGCCTCCCGCGCCGCAACCCCCACTCCTTCACCTTCCTCCTCGCCTCGCTCTCCAACCACCTTGACGCCGGCCAGACCGtcggctcctccgcctcccactTCCTGGGCTCCCACGTGCACGCGCTGGCCATGAAGGCTGGCGCCGCGGGCGACCTCTACGTGCGGAACGCGCTGATCCACTTCTACGGCGTCTGCGGTGACGTGGTAGCGATGCGGAGGGTGTTCGACGAGCTACCGCTCGTGCGGGACGTGGTGACGTGGAATGCCGTCCTTGCTGGCTATGTGCGAGCGGGCATGGTGAAGTATGCTCGAGAGCTGTTCGATGGAATGCCTGTGAGGGATGAGGTTTCGTGGAGCACGATGGTGGGTGGGTATGTGAAGGAAGGGGAGCTGGAGGTGGCACTGGGAATTTTCAGGAACATGGTGGTGCAGGGGGTAAAGGCAAATGAGGCAGCTATAGTGACGGCACTGTCGGCAGCTGCACAGCTGGGGCTGCTTGGGCAGGGGAGGTTTGTGCATGAGATGGTCGAGAGAGCAGGAATGCCAGTTAGCATGAATGTTGGCGCTGCATTGGTAGATATGTATTCCAAGTGTGGAAGCATAGCAGCGGCAAGGGAAGTTTTTGATGCCATGCCAAGAAGGGATGTGTTTGCTTGGAACTCCATGATCTGCGGACTTGCTGCCCATGGATTGGGGCATGATGCAGTGGAGCTCTTTGAGAAGTTTGTCACTGAGGGGTTTTGCCCGACAAGTGTCACATTTGTGGGGGTGCTGAATGCCTGCAGCCGCACTGGGCCTGTTGATAAAGGACGGTCGTATTTCAGGCTGATGTCAGAGAAATACGGCATTGAGTCAGAGATGGAGCATTATGGATGCATGGTTGATCTTCTGAGTCGTGCTGGTCTTGTTCAGGAAGCCGTTGAATTGATCGAAGGGATGCGCATTGCACCTGACCCAGTTCTCTGGGGCACAATACTATCAGCCTGCAAGAGACATGGCCTTGTGGATTTGGGCATAACTGTCGGTAATAAGCTAATTGAACTGGAGCCTGCTCATGATGGACACTATGTCCTCCTTGCAAGCATATATGTGACAGCaaagaaatgggatgaagtcAGGAAAGTTAGGAAATTAATGTCAAATCGTGGCACCAACAAGTCAGCTGGCTGGAGCATGATGGAGGCACATGGAATTTTGCACAGATTTCTAGTTGGGGACATGGATCACAAGGATTCTGTACAGATATATAACATGCTTGGCATGATTGACAGAAGGTTGGCGGAGGCAGGGTATGTACCGGACGTGTCATCAGTGTTGCATGACATCGGGCATGAAGAGAAGGTTCATGCCATTAAGGTGCACAGCGAGCGA ctCGCAATTGCTTACGGGTTAATTGTTGTTGAAACTGGCAGCCCGATCCGCATTGTCAAGAACCTTAGTGTGTGTGTGGTGATTGTCATTGTCGTGGTGtcgcaaaccacagccgggtggcggaatgcacccgcctaa
- the LOC120662641 gene encoding uncharacterized protein LOC120662641: protein MYRPPRRSTADGGAGMWNPPSAAVPFGQNAQGRFDPEAHRFNGEFDPFGVGLMRHRVVPPASNQVRLADDLVEYEEEDAEEARTGAMGSRSHTDLILNGYEESQDDPLTNQAPATAKSSQGRTKNFSSEEDILLVSAWLNVGMDAISGVDQSQGTYWRRIHEYFHANKSFESTRTEVSLINRWSTIQHDVNLFCGCLSRIELRNQSGSRVDDKVNTLLQRYDHLKIVRIRFLPGVYISSFVYF from the exons ATGTacaggccgccgcgccggtcgACGGCGGATGGTGGGGCGGGGATGTGGAATCCTCCCTCAGCTGCTGTTCCGTTTGGTCAGAATGCGCAGGGAAGGTTCGATCCGGAGGCCCATCGCTTTAATGGAGAATTTGATCCCTTCGGTGTCGGATTGATGCGCCATCGAGTGGTTCCTCCCGCAAGCAACCAAGTCCGGCTGGCAGATGATTTGGTCGAATATGAGGAAGAGGACGCAGAGGAGGCACGCACTG GTGCTATGGGTTCAAGGTCTCACACTGATCTCATACTGAATGGCTATGAAGAATCTCAAGATGATCCACTCACCAATCAAGCTCCTGCAACAGCCAAGAGTTCTCAGGGTAGAACAAAAAATTTCAGTTCTGAGGAGGATATACTTCTTGTTTCAGCTTGGTTAAATGTGGGCATGGATGCTATAAGTGGAGTTGATCAATCACAGGGCACCTATTGGAGAAGAATACATGAATATTTCCATGCAAACAAGTCATTCGAGTCAACTCGTACCGAAGTTTCTCTAATAAATCGTTGGTCCACTATACAACATGATGTCAATCTGTTTTGTGGGTGTCTGTCTAGGATAGAACTCAGGAACCAGAGTGGTTCCAGAGTTGATGACAAGGTAAACACATTATTGCAGAGGTATGATCATTTGAAGATCGTAAGAATAAGATTCTTGCCAGGCGTTTATATATCTAGCTTTGTCTACTTTTAG
- the LOC120662623 gene encoding small RNA 2'-O-methyltransferase-like, whose translation MPTAAPTPKAVLHQRFGAKARYTVEEVREAVGGCPGLAPQTRSVYRCALELPDLSVTTPGTFVRKKDAEQAAAQIALDKLGIQPTANIPSTPEEAWDELIARISGFFIDENFLSSTHPLVGHLSVTLRRTGDLIGRLPLSAIAACDVKVNTLCKVINPKAEYDPLLVLSLMYNAAKQSPGVSVSDSNFWIQSQKPYSPEAVDLALKRWSFTSDPVEVKAILIPHELEDELKILTINLRDNEHYMGYVAEKLTVSDSSQVLVSRTIGKASSEIRLYFAAPSVHFVSDMSKNVLACHGDGDINCQVNKRASYISGQTIYGGALLANIGYTRRDSELHTEDVNLCTYYRILLGKLPDGNCKMSRDAILAAELPSAYSRFSWKGLSPRDLLCSFCRNQRLSEPLFAVNRVSCDMLTSAVSSEERGALAKSVENQCTNDVIIDKENSDIFTCEVKICSRKQEILLEYSAAHTWSKESDAIQNSALKVLIWFNDYFKQLNTKMDKLYLSNCTDSFKIHPNIFLQEFAMCLSVYSNTGCNDSGMCSSVGPFIVDTPKKQLESTATLTRIEGPDSGVFPSHGSLTSISYTASLVMKDKAKIYLLESHNEFEFEIGTGAVSNQLESCVTQLSVNQAACFIAELPPRDLILAAASEFSHELSNVSSESCFLEFSVKVLQVTEPLEDRMEKALFSPPLSKQRVEFAVQHINELHATTLVDFGCGSGSLLDSLLEHPTTLEKLVGVDISRKGLTRAAKSLHQKLSKKLLVQTTVPTAVLYDGSITDFDSRLYGFDIGTCLEVIEHMEEDQASLFGNVVLSSFRPTVLIVSTPNYEYNPILQRSAMPNKDDEVDESTGPCKFRNHDHKFEWTRAQFQCWATDLAVKHNYSVEFCGVGGSGEEPGYASQIAVLRRMARDTEEMCLNKDKDQPYELLWEWPNASIPV comes from the exons aTGCCGACGGCAGCGCCGACGCCCAAGGCGGTGCTCCACCAGCGGTTCGGCGCCAAGGCGCGGTACACGGTCGAGGAGGTGCGGGAGGCCGTGGGCGGCTGCCCGGGCCTCGCGCCGCAGACCCGGAGCGTCTACCGGTGCGCGCTCGAGCTCCCGGACCTCTCCGTCACCACGCCCGGCACCTTCGTCCGGAAGAAGGACGCCGAGCAGGCCGCCGCGCAGATCGCGCTCGACAAG CTTGGTATTCAGCCCACAGCAAATATTCCCAGTACACCAGAAGAAGCTTGGGATGAACTGATCGCTCGCATATCTGGTTTCTTCATAGACGAG AACTTCCTGTCATCTACCCATCCTCTGGTTGGCCATTTGAGTGTGACTCTCAGGAGAACTGGGGACCTCATTGGGAGGTTACCTTTGTCGGCTATTGCTGCATGTGATGTGAAGGTCAATACATTGTGTAAAGTGATTAACCCTAAGGCAGAATATGATCCTCTCTTGGTCTTGTCATTAATGTACAATGCTGCAAAACAATCTCCTGGAGTCTCGGTCAGTGATAGCAACTTCTGGATTCAGAGTCAGAAGCCCTATTCTCCGGAGGCTGTTGACTTGGCACTTAAACGTTGGTCTTTTACATCAGACCCTGTAGAAGTAAAAGCGATTCTTATTCCCCATGAGTTGGAGGATGAACTGAAGATATTAACAATTAATCTACGAGATAATGAACATTATATGGGTTATGTCGCAGAAAAGCTCACAGTGAGTGATTCCTCTCAAGTTCTTGTATCAAG AACAATTGGAAAAGCATCTTCTGAGATAAGGCTGTATTTTGCAGCCCCAAGTGTACATTTTGTTTCTGATATGTCAAAAAATGTGCTTGCTTGTCATGGAGATGGTGACATCAACTGCCAAGTAAATAAGCGAGCCTCCTATATTTCTGGTCAGACAATTTACGGAGGTGCGCTCTTGGCAAATATCGGATACACAAGGAGAGATTCGGAACTTCACACTGAAGATGTCAATCTATGCACCTATTACAG GATACTTCTGGGCAAGTTACCTGATGGAAATTGTAAGATGTCTAGGGATGCGATTCTTGCAGCAGAGCTTCCATCTGCGTACTCTCGTTTCAGTTGGAAAGGCCTTTCCCCACGAGATCTCCTTTGTTCATTCTGTCGCAATCAGAGGTTATCAGAGCCCCTTTTTGCTGTCAATAGGGTCTCCTGTGATATGTTAACATCAGCTGTGAGCTCTGAAGAAAGAGGAGCACTAGCAAAGAGTGTAGAAAATCAGTGCACCAATGATGTTATAATCGACAAGGAAAACTCAGATATTTTCACATGTGAAGTCAAAATATGTTCACGGAAGCAGGAGATTTTACTAGAGTATTCTGCAGCTCACACTTGGAGCAAGGAATCTGATGCTATTCAGAATTCTGCATTGAAGGTCTTGATTTGGTTCAACGATTATTTCAAGCAACTAAACACAAAAATGGACAAGCTATATCTTTCCAATTGCACTGACAGTTTCAAGATACATCCAAATATTTTTCTGCAAGAATTTGCAATGTGCTTATCTGTTTATAGTAATACTGGATGCAATGATTCAGGAATGTGCAGTTCAGTTGGACCTTTTATTGTGGATACACCAAAGAAGCAGCTTGAAAGTACTGCAACTTTAACACGCATTGAGGGCCCAGATTCTGGTGTTTTCCCATCCCATGGATCATTGACTTCCATAAGTTATACGGCTTCCCTTGTGATGAAGGATAAAGCAAAAATATATTTGTTGGAAAGCCACAATGAGTTTGAGTTTGAGATAGGGACGGGTGCTGTTAGTAATCAGCTTGAATCATGTGTAACTCAGCTATCAGTAAATCAAGCTGCATGTTTTATCGCTGAACTGCCTCCTAGGGATTTGATCCTGGCTGCTGCTTCTGAGTTCTCACATGAACTTTCCAACGTATCTAGCG AGAGCTGCTTTCTGGAGTTCTCTGTAAAGGTTTTGCAGGTAACCGAACCATTAGAAGATAGAATGGAAAAGGCCTTGTTTAGCCCTCCATTATCGAAACAAAGAGTTGAATTTGCTGTCCAGCATATCAACGAGCTGCATGCTACCACACTT GTTGATTTTGGTTGTGGATCTGGCAGCCTCCTTGATTCATTGTTAGAGCATCCAACCACACTAGAAAAGCTTGTCGGTGTTGATATTTCTCGAAAAGGCCTCACACGCGCCGCAAAG AGTCTTCATCAGAAGCTGAGCAAGAAATTGTTGGTGCAGACAACTGTTCCAACTGCTGTGCTCTATGATGGATCCATAACAGACTTTGATTCTCGCTTATATGGGTTTGATATTGGCACTTGTCTTGAG GTGATCGAGCACATGGAGGAGGACCAAGCGAGTTTATTTGGCAACGTCGTCTTGAGCTCATTCCGGCCCACGGTGCTCATTGTTTCAACACCCAACTACGAGTACAACCCTATACTCCAGAGGTCAGCTATGCCCAACAAGGATGACGAGGTGGACGAAAGCACTGGTCCATGCAAGTTCCGGAACCACGACCACAAGTTCGAGTGGACCAGAGCGCAGTTCCAGTGCTGGGCTACTGACCTCGCGGTTAAGCATAACTACAGCGTGGAGTTCTGCGGCGTCGGTGGCTCAGGCGAGGAACCAGGCTACGCTTCCCAGATCGCTGTTTTGAGAAGAATGGCGCGCGATACGGAAGAGATGTGTCTGAATAAAGATAAGGATCAGCCTTACGAGCTTCTCTGGGAATGGCCCAACGCATCGATACCCGTCTGA